One window of the Perca flavescens isolate YP-PL-M2 chromosome 16, PFLA_1.0, whole genome shotgun sequence genome contains the following:
- the macir gene encoding macrophage immunometabolism regulator, which produces MSVRMEMDINGVSRAHVSILPAAEIKAALKPEAERPRCASTPCSPIRGTVAGYQILHMDSNYLVGFTTGEELLKLAHQWSEGTPEKGSVSEAVSSSIQSTVPKSVDLGIHRSSRICKGKSRYYQPYDIPAANGRRRRRMPSSSDTFLRSLAHGEPGKGLHTPLPRCLLKGKRAQSKSLDYLNLDKISIKESSDTEVLQYQLQHLTLRGERMFSRNKT; this is translated from the coding sequence ATGTCTGTAAGGATGGAGATGGATATCAATGGAGTCTCAAGGGCACACGTCTCCATTCTTCCTGCAGCTGAGATCAAAGCTGCATTGAAACCAGAAGCAGAAAGACCTCGCTGTGCCAGCACCCCATGTTCACCTATCAGAGGTACTGTTGCAGGATACCAGATCCTCCACATGGACTCAAACTATCTGGTGGGCTTCACCACTGGTGAGGAGCTGCTCAAACTGGCCCATCAGTGGTCAGAAGGCACTCCAGAGAAGGGTTCTGTATCAGAAGCTGTATCAAGCTCCATCCAGAGCACTGTCCCAAAGTCTGTGGACTTGGGCATCCACCGTTCTTCACGAATCTGCAAAGGCAAAAGTCGCTACTACCAACCCTACGACATTCCTGCTGCCAATGGGCGGAGACGGAGGCGTATGCCCAGCTCGAGTGACACCTTTCTCAGGTCCCTGGCCCACGGGGAGCCTGGGAAGGGTCTTCATACTCCACTACCCCGCTGTCTGCTTAAAGGGAAGAGGGCCCAGTCCAAGTCTCTGGACTACCTTAATCTGGACAAAATAAGCATCAAAGAGTCATCAGACACTGAGGTGTTACAGTACCAACTGCAGCACCTTACCCTCCGAGGGGAACGCATGTTTTCCAGAAACAAGACATGA